One stretch of Oceanimonas pelagia DNA includes these proteins:
- the ccoG gene encoding cytochrome c oxidase accessory protein CcoG translates to MNDTSSRIDVKVCTTPSRPRDQGHIYVRAQQGRWQRLRRRLGWGLMLLFLAGPWLSWNGRQAILLDWAQQRFHLFGITLWPQDLTLLALLLTVAAFALFFITTWLGRVWCGFLCPQTVWTFWFIWVEEKLEGSANRRRQRDRGPRNAAWLLRKGGKHLLWLLIGLLSGFTFVAYFTPATELAQGLLTLSAAPWPVFWVGLFALCTYLNAGWMRTIMCTHMCPYSRFQSAMFDANTLSAAYDAARGERRGPRSRHSDHRAQGLGDCIDCNLCVQVCPAGIDIRDGLQYECINCGACIDACDQTMQRMGYETGLVRYASENALAGGGPGRAHVRVWGYGVVTVVALILLVLAVAGRSTLALEVVRDRHQLYRETLNGDVENTFTLKLANRHQQPQRVVLSVEGLEQPDWHGPRQLILVPGEVTEVPISLSLRAQGQGARPIVFVARGAQDKARTESRFLMP, encoded by the coding sequence ATGAACGACACTTCCTCCCGAATCGACGTCAAGGTATGTACCACCCCTTCCCGGCCCCGTGATCAGGGGCATATCTATGTGCGGGCCCAGCAGGGGCGCTGGCAGCGGTTGCGCCGCCGGCTGGGCTGGGGGCTGATGCTGCTGTTTCTGGCCGGGCCCTGGCTGAGCTGGAACGGGCGCCAGGCCATTCTGCTGGACTGGGCCCAGCAGCGTTTTCACCTGTTTGGTATAACCCTGTGGCCCCAGGATCTGACCCTGCTGGCCCTGCTGCTGACGGTGGCCGCCTTTGCCCTGTTTTTCATCACCACCTGGCTGGGCCGGGTATGGTGCGGGTTTTTGTGTCCGCAAACGGTGTGGACCTTCTGGTTTATCTGGGTAGAAGAAAAGCTGGAAGGCAGCGCCAACCGCCGTCGCCAGCGGGACAGGGGGCCGCGCAATGCCGCCTGGCTGCTGCGCAAGGGGGGCAAGCACCTGCTCTGGCTGCTGATCGGCCTGTTGAGCGGCTTTACCTTTGTGGCCTATTTCACCCCCGCCACCGAGCTGGCGCAGGGGCTGCTGACCCTGTCGGCGGCGCCCTGGCCGGTATTCTGGGTGGGGTTGTTTGCCCTGTGCACCTACCTCAATGCGGGCTGGATGCGCACCATTATGTGCACCCACATGTGCCCTTACTCCCGCTTTCAGTCGGCCATGTTCGATGCCAATACCCTGAGTGCCGCCTATGATGCGGCCCGGGGTGAGCGGCGTGGGCCCCGCTCCCGCCACAGTGATCACCGGGCTCAGGGACTGGGGGACTGCATCGACTGCAACCTCTGTGTACAGGTGTGTCCGGCGGGTATCGATATTCGTGACGGCCTGCAATACGAGTGCATCAACTGCGGCGCCTGTATCGATGCCTGCGATCAGACCATGCAGCGCATGGGCTATGAAACCGGCCTGGTGCGTTACGCCAGTGAAAATGCCCTGGCCGGCGGTGGCCCCGGTCGCGCCCACGTGCGGGTCTGGGGTTATGGTGTGGTGACGGTGGTGGCACTGATCCTGCTGGTGCTGGCGGTGGCCGGCCGCTCGACCCTGGCGCTGGAGGTGGTGCGTGATCGTCATCAGCTGTACCGGGAAACCCTGAATGGCGACGTGGAAAACACCTTTACCCTCAAGCTCGCCAACAGGCACCAGCAGCCGCAACGGGTGGTGCTGAGTGTAGAGGGGCTGGAGCAGCCCGACTGGCATGGCCCGCGGCAACTGATCCTGGTGCCGGGAGAGGTGACGGAAGTGCCGATCAGCCTGTCGCTGAGGGCGCAGGGGCAGGGGGCCCGGCCCATCGTGTTTGTGGCCCGCGGTGCGCAGGACAAGGCACGCACCGAAAGCCGTTTTCTGATGCCCTGA
- a CDS encoding EAL domain-containing protein — protein sequence MSYIRSSRLTLFSWLVLAGGLVLSPLAALTMTRAEEARAVAEFAARADRISQGLKDRLAGHGLVLRSAAALFDASDLVTEQDWHRFVERLQGGPALSGLDSLGFARFVREPERHAHGAWLKRNNIQAHTIIPSGKREAYGYVLYSSTLNGTGRMAPGLDLLTIPAYSAAMARAEHTGKTSLSGRAGPDEDTGPEPLTMMFKPAYVQGELLGWVFAAASPGGLVKPMLEADLHRQAPWTTLRIYDGNTPAAGKLIYQHGTAHRPGTAFLQQRFIDFNGHQWLLEFDHLNPAAVISHQQSLLVLGGGLGMSILLFLLLRSALTSRARAEALAEQLSNEMSAREGRYSRLQSRFDNIAARVSGMLFEYRLEPSGRSTFPYASDGIRQLFGLAPEQARDNAAAMFDAIHPDDVEATAETMLSSARTLTPWHHTFRVNGADGQPRWLLGDALPRREADGATSWFGIIYDITGRKQAEQALKAAHSQSRHFRAALDQVSSFIYMKDTRFRYIYANRAALEQFGCNGTTLKGCMDEQFFAPATARALRESDSRVLAGEPCSEEVEIIGKDGRRTVFMDVKTPIFDDAEHREIVGLLGIRTDITLLKNSEQQLRQQAHFDPLTRLHNRVLLSDRLRQAMTQARRHEQSVAVVYLDLDGFKTINDTHGHAAGDKLLMAVAGRMKEVIREGDTLARVGGDEFVAILLDLADTQHCTPLLERLLQAAARPVNVDGLRLQVTASLGVTFYPQPEELDPDQLLRQADQAMYQAKLAGKNRYHLFDAERDRSVRTHHESLEHIRHALHNGEFVLYYQPKVNMRTGRVVGAEALIRWQHPQKGLLTPYHFLPAIEEHTLSIELGNWVIDAALQQIREWQARGLKLVVSVNLGARQLRQENFVEQLRQLLGHYPDIDPAWLELEILETSTLGDLAQISERLRQCRELGLGVSLDDFGTGYSSLTYLKQLPAGTVKVDQSFVRDILEDPEDLTILDGVISLARAFGRQVIAEGVETVKHGDMLLRIGCELAQGYGIARPMPAAELPGWVARWCPAPHWASLPRAERDMLPLLYAVIEHLAWVEAIAEALHQPGSPWPSLDAEQCRFGTWYRHCPGDTRERLGSLAALHRQLHQQAGQLQQWQQQGEEQLARQGLDELRVLHRRLTDELELRLAPPSNIADLRPKLKTV from the coding sequence ATGTCATACATTCGCTCTTCCAGGCTTACCCTTTTTTCCTGGCTGGTGCTTGCCGGCGGTCTGGTGCTCTCGCCACTGGCCGCACTGACCATGACCCGGGCCGAAGAAGCCCGCGCCGTGGCCGAGTTTGCCGCCCGGGCAGACCGTATCAGTCAGGGGCTGAAAGACCGCCTGGCCGGCCACGGGCTCGTACTGCGCAGCGCTGCCGCCCTGTTTGACGCCTCCGATCTGGTCACCGAGCAGGACTGGCACCGGTTTGTGGAGCGGCTGCAAGGGGGCCCGGCCCTGAGCGGGCTGGACAGTCTGGGATTTGCCCGCTTTGTGCGCGAGCCCGAGCGCCATGCCCACGGCGCCTGGCTGAAGCGAAACAACATTCAGGCTCACACCATTATTCCCTCCGGCAAGCGCGAGGCTTACGGCTATGTGCTTTACAGCAGCACCCTGAACGGCACCGGTCGCATGGCTCCCGGCCTGGATTTGCTGACCATTCCCGCCTACAGCGCCGCCATGGCACGCGCCGAGCACACCGGCAAAACCAGTCTGTCGGGCAGGGCCGGCCCGGACGAAGACACCGGGCCCGAACCCCTCACCATGATGTTTAAGCCCGCCTATGTACAGGGGGAGCTGCTGGGCTGGGTATTTGCGGCGGCAAGCCCCGGCGGGCTGGTCAAGCCCATGCTGGAAGCGGATCTGCACCGGCAGGCGCCCTGGACCACCCTGCGCATCTACGACGGCAATACTCCCGCTGCCGGCAAGCTGATTTACCAGCACGGCACCGCACACCGCCCCGGCACCGCCTTTCTGCAGCAGCGCTTTATCGATTTCAATGGTCATCAGTGGCTGCTGGAGTTTGATCACCTCAACCCGGCCGCCGTCATCAGCCATCAGCAGAGCCTGCTGGTGCTGGGGGGTGGCCTCGGGATGAGCATTCTGCTGTTTCTGTTGCTGCGCTCGGCGCTGACCTCGCGGGCGCGGGCCGAAGCCCTGGCGGAGCAACTGAGCAATGAAATGAGCGCGCGTGAAGGCCGCTACAGCCGCCTGCAGTCCCGCTTCGACAATATCGCCGCCCGGGTTTCCGGCATGCTGTTCGAATACCGCCTCGAGCCCAGTGGCCGCAGCACCTTTCCCTATGCCAGCGACGGCATTCGCCAGCTCTTTGGCCTGGCCCCGGAGCAGGCCAGAGACAATGCCGCCGCCATGTTTGATGCCATTCACCCCGACGACGTCGAAGCCACGGCCGAGACCATGCTCAGCTCGGCCCGCACCCTCACGCCCTGGCATCACACGTTTCGCGTGAACGGCGCCGACGGCCAGCCACGCTGGCTGCTGGGAGACGCCCTGCCCCGGCGGGAAGCGGATGGTGCCACCAGCTGGTTTGGCATTATTTACGACATTACCGGGCGCAAGCAGGCCGAGCAGGCGCTGAAAGCGGCCCACAGCCAGTCCCGCCACTTTCGCGCGGCCCTCGATCAGGTGTCGTCCTTTATTTACATGAAGGACACCCGCTTTCGCTATATCTACGCCAACCGGGCGGCACTGGAGCAGTTCGGTTGCAACGGAACCACCCTCAAGGGCTGCATGGACGAACAGTTTTTTGCGCCGGCAACGGCCCGGGCTCTGCGCGAGTCCGACAGCAGGGTGCTCGCCGGCGAGCCCTGCTCGGAAGAGGTGGAAATTATCGGCAAGGACGGCCGCCGCACCGTGTTCATGGACGTGAAAACCCCCATTTTTGATGATGCCGAACACCGGGAGATCGTCGGCCTGCTGGGCATTCGCACCGACATTACCCTGCTGAAAAACAGCGAACAGCAACTGCGGCAACAGGCCCACTTCGACCCCCTCACCCGGCTGCACAACCGGGTGCTGCTCTCCGACCGGCTGCGCCAGGCCATGACCCAGGCCCGCCGCCATGAGCAGTCGGTGGCGGTGGTCTACCTGGATCTCGACGGCTTCAAGACCATCAACGACACCCATGGTCATGCCGCCGGCGACAAGCTGCTGATGGCGGTGGCCGGGCGCATGAAGGAAGTGATCCGTGAGGGCGATACCCTGGCCCGGGTAGGCGGTGACGAATTCGTGGCCATCTTGCTGGATCTGGCCGATACCCAGCACTGCACGCCCCTGCTCGAACGGCTGCTGCAGGCCGCCGCCCGGCCGGTCAATGTAGACGGACTCAGGCTGCAGGTGACCGCCAGCCTGGGCGTCACCTTTTATCCGCAACCCGAAGAGCTGGATCCGGACCAGTTGCTGCGCCAGGCGGATCAGGCCATGTATCAGGCCAAGCTGGCCGGCAAAAACCGTTATCACCTGTTTGATGCCGAGCGGGACCGCTCGGTGCGCACTCACCACGAAAGCCTGGAGCATATTCGCCACGCCCTGCACAACGGCGAATTCGTGCTTTACTACCAGCCCAAGGTCAACATGCGCACCGGCCGGGTGGTGGGCGCCGAGGCGCTGATCCGCTGGCAACATCCGCAGAAGGGCCTGTTAACGCCCTATCACTTTCTGCCCGCCATTGAAGAACACACCCTCAGTATTGAGCTGGGCAACTGGGTGATTGATGCCGCCCTGCAGCAAATTCGGGAATGGCAGGCCCGGGGCCTGAAGCTGGTGGTCAGTGTCAATTTAGGCGCCCGCCAGCTGCGCCAGGAGAATTTTGTGGAGCAGCTCAGACAACTGCTGGGCCACTACCCCGACATAGATCCGGCCTGGCTGGAGCTGGAAATTCTGGAAACCAGCACCCTGGGGGATCTGGCGCAAATTTCCGAACGGCTGCGTCAGTGCCGGGAACTGGGACTGGGCGTGTCCCTCGACGACTTCGGCACCGGCTATTCCTCCCTCACCTACCTCAAACAGCTGCCCGCCGGCACCGTCAAGGTGGATCAGAGTTTTGTGCGCGACATTCTGGAAGACCCGGAAGATCTGACCATTCTCGACGGTGTCATCAGCCTGGCCCGGGCCTTTGGCCGCCAGGTAATTGCCGAAGGGGTGGAAACCGTCAAGCATGGCGACATGCTGCTGCGCATTGGCTGCGAGCTGGCCCAGGGTTATGGCATTGCCCGCCCCATGCCCGCCGCCGAGCTGCCCGGCTGGGTGGCCCGGTGGTGCCCCGCCCCCCACTGGGCCAGCCTGCCCCGGGCCGAGCGCGACATGCTGCCGCTGCTCTATGCGGTGATCGAGCACCTGGCCTGGGTCGAGGCCATTGCCGAAGCCCTGCACCAGCCGGGCAGCCCCTGGCCGAGCCTTGACGCCGAGCAGTGCCGCTTCGGCACCTGGTACCGCCATTGCCCCGGCGACACTCGAGAGCGCCTGGGCTCCCTGGCTGCGCTGCACCGGCAGTTGCATCAGCAGGCCGGCCAGCTGCAGCAATGGCAGCAACAAGGCGAAGAGCAGCTGGCGCGGCAGGGCCTTGACGAGCTGCGGGTGCTGCACCGGCGGCTCACCGACGAGCTGGAGCTTCGTCTGGCCCCTCCCAGCAACATCGCCGATCTGCGACCCAAACTGAAGACGGTATGA
- a CDS encoding quinol oxidase has translation MMKGRWLRGLVLGLMPLVPEAMSAPVPARLDPDGVQRLEVVGGSYFFRPDHIVVKAGVPVELTVSREPGLVPHSLVIWSPRMGIDVEVTLNSLGRVIRFTPESTGQTPFYCREKLLFFAGHRARGMAGIMEVVE, from the coding sequence ATGATGAAGGGACGATGGCTGAGGGGGCTGGTTTTGGGGCTGATGCCACTGGTGCCGGAAGCCATGTCAGCGCCCGTGCCGGCCCGGCTTGACCCCGACGGGGTGCAGCGGCTGGAAGTGGTCGGAGGCAGCTATTTTTTTCGCCCCGATCACATAGTGGTGAAAGCGGGCGTGCCGGTGGAGCTGACGGTCAGCAGGGAGCCGGGACTGGTGCCCCACAGCCTGGTGATCTGGTCGCCGCGCATGGGTATCGACGTGGAGGTCACGCTCAACAGCCTGGGCCGGGTGATCCGCTTTACTCCCGAAAGCACCGGCCAGACCCCGTTTTACTGCCGGGAAAAGCTGCTGTTTTTTGCCGGCCACCGGGCGCGCGGCATGGCGGGAATAATGGAGGTGGTGGAGTGA
- a CDS encoding LolA family protein, translating into MLSGMLLLMALALDSPDLLAQARARFDRLQGYRLELRSEGPGGSQRLRYAYRKPGLVRLDVISPYAGAVLIYSPWSRRVRLWPFGLEGPSLSMSPDNRLVQSPHGHRLDRSDVGALLENVQRLRRRGASLSARSLSLAEREVWQLRVRGPADPGQVARYELWLDKTLLFPVRVISHDARGNLMETVWLEHIELDPDFAGDVFFP; encoded by the coding sequence ATGTTGAGCGGCATGCTGTTGCTGATGGCACTGGCGCTGGATAGCCCGGATCTGCTGGCCCAGGCCCGGGCGCGGTTCGACCGGCTGCAGGGCTACCGGCTGGAGCTGCGCAGCGAAGGCCCCGGGGGCAGCCAGCGGCTGCGCTATGCCTACCGCAAACCCGGCCTGGTACGGCTCGATGTGATCTCCCCTTACGCCGGCGCCGTGCTGATCTACAGCCCCTGGAGCCGGCGGGTCCGGCTCTGGCCCTTTGGCCTTGAAGGGCCTTCCCTGAGCATGAGTCCCGACAACCGGCTGGTGCAAAGCCCCCATGGTCACCGGCTGGACAGATCCGACGTGGGAGCCTTGCTGGAAAATGTGCAGCGTCTGCGCCGGCGGGGGGCGAGCCTGAGTGCGCGCAGCCTCAGCCTGGCGGAGCGGGAGGTATGGCAACTGCGGGTGCGGGGCCCGGCAGATCCCGGGCAGGTGGCCCGTTACGAGCTGTGGCTGGACAAGACCCTGTTGTTCCCCGTGCGGGTAATCAGCCATGATGCCAGGGGCAATTTAATGGAAACCGTCTGGCTGGAGCATATCGAGCTGGATCCGGACTTTGCCGGTGATGTGTTTTTTCCGTGA
- a CDS encoding SRPBCC family protein, translating to MATYRLVTRWQIAAPQVAVYRAISQSRYWPLWWRGLVDVRELAAGNARGIGRGYRYHWQSRLGYRLVFDVYLVRHYAPKVIVGKVCGDLEGWGCWQLRERGGLTGVRHEWRVRTTRRWMNLAAPLARPLFIWSHHAVMRDGAAGLARWLNAPPCGSEW from the coding sequence ATGGCAACTTACCGGCTGGTGACCCGCTGGCAGATAGCCGCGCCCCAGGTCGCGGTTTACCGGGCCATCAGCCAGTCCCGGTACTGGCCCCTGTGGTGGCGGGGGCTGGTGGATGTGAGGGAGCTGGCTGCCGGTAACGCGCGGGGCATTGGCAGGGGCTATCGCTACCACTGGCAGAGCCGGCTGGGTTACCGGCTGGTGTTTGATGTGTATCTGGTTCGGCACTATGCGCCGAAGGTTATCGTGGGAAAGGTCTGCGGCGATCTGGAAGGATGGGGCTGCTGGCAGCTGAGGGAAAGGGGCGGCCTGACCGGGGTCCGCCACGAGTGGCGGGTGCGAACCACCCGCCGCTGGATGAACCTGGCGGCCCCCCTGGCCAGGCCGTTGTTTATCTGGAGCCACCATGCGGTGATGCGGGACGGCGCCGCCGGTCTGGCCCGCTGGCTGAACGCCCCGCCTTGTGGCAGCGAGTGGTGA
- a CDS encoding NADP(H)-dependent aldo-keto reductase, with amino-acid sequence MQYRKLGNTDIDVSLIGLGTMTWGEQNTEADAHAQLDLALDQGVNLIDTAELYPIPPREHTQGATETMIGNWLAARGHRDRVILATKVVGRAHDPKRPSYFRDGKPMLDRANIVQALDDSLRRLQTDYIDFYQLHWPDRQTNMFGQLGFEQLDENDADTVPIAETLSVLDELVQAGKIRHIGLSNETPWGVHTFLLEAERHGYPRIQGIQNPYNLLNRTYEIGLSEFSLREQVGLLAYSPLAFGMLTGKYENGARPKGARLTLYNRFQRYNSADARAATSAYVALAHEHGLTPAQLALAFVNTRPFVTSNLIGATSLEQLQENIDSVHVVLTEELRQGIADIHRRYSNPAP; translated from the coding sequence ATGCAATACCGAAAACTGGGTAACACCGATATCGATGTCAGCCTGATTGGTCTGGGCACCATGACCTGGGGCGAGCAGAACACCGAGGCCGATGCCCACGCTCAGCTCGACCTGGCCCTGGATCAGGGCGTCAACCTTATCGACACCGCCGAGCTCTATCCCATTCCGCCCCGGGAGCACACTCAAGGGGCCACCGAAACCATGATTGGCAACTGGCTGGCCGCCCGTGGCCACCGCGACCGGGTGATACTGGCCACCAAGGTGGTGGGCCGGGCCCACGATCCCAAGCGCCCGTCCTACTTTCGCGACGGCAAGCCCATGCTCGACCGGGCCAATATCGTTCAGGCCCTGGACGACAGCCTGCGCCGGCTGCAGACCGACTACATCGACTTCTACCAGCTGCACTGGCCCGACCGCCAGACCAACATGTTTGGCCAGCTCGGTTTTGAGCAACTGGATGAAAACGACGCCGATACCGTGCCCATCGCCGAAACGCTCTCGGTGCTCGATGAACTGGTGCAGGCCGGCAAAATTCGCCACATTGGCCTGTCCAACGAAACCCCCTGGGGCGTGCACACATTCCTGCTGGAAGCCGAACGCCACGGCTATCCGCGCATTCAGGGCATTCAGAACCCCTACAACCTGCTCAACCGCACCTATGAAATCGGCCTGTCGGAGTTTTCCCTGCGCGAGCAGGTGGGGCTGCTGGCCTACTCGCCCCTGGCCTTTGGCATGCTTACCGGCAAATACGAAAACGGCGCCCGCCCCAAAGGTGCCCGGCTCACCCTCTACAACCGTTTTCAGCGCTACAACAGTGCCGATGCCCGGGCTGCCACCAGCGCTTATGTGGCCTTGGCTCATGAGCACGGCCTGACGCCCGCCCAGCTGGCCCTGGCCTTCGTCAACACCCGGCCCTTTGTCACCAGCAACCTGATTGGCGCCACCAGCCTGGAACAACTGCAGGAAAACATCGACAGCGTGCATGTGGTGCTCACCGAGGAGCTGAGACAGGGCATCGCCGACATTCATCGCCGCTACTCCAACCCGGCACCCTGA
- a CDS encoding PhoX family protein: protein MEIINNNEYCNYELMFPHQGKTMSADDVKCAQAAHGVSILTLEKRDGRWRMVKDGQYNRRIHANTPMAISGPAKGHDLLKTAADPKGERALGTFNNCANGMTPWGTYLTCEENFNGYFGSRQQADITPAMARYGIGREDAGWQWHRHDPRFDLAEHPNEPNRFGWVVEIDPRDPHAMPVKRTALGRFKHENAELVMDDSGHVVVYLGDDERGEHLYRFVSQGKYNPDDMAANRNLLDEGTLYVARFHEGENGELRGKGEWLELTHGKHGLTAENGFASQADILIHARLAATQVGATTMDRPEWVAAHPTEPVVFCTLTNNKNRGVKDNQPVGGPNPRAENHYGQILRWRPAGGRHTAAEFDWDLFVLAGNPGVHADNLYAGSANINADNMFNSPDGIGFDQSGRLWIQTDGNYSNSGDFAGQGNNQMLCADPGTGEIRRFLTGPVACEVTGLAFTPDQKTLFVGIQHPGEELAGSHFPFGGDSTPRSSVMMITREDGGIIGA from the coding sequence GCTGATGTTCCCCCACCAGGGCAAGACCATGAGCGCCGACGACGTCAAGTGCGCCCAGGCCGCCCACGGCGTGTCCATTCTCACCCTTGAAAAGCGCGACGGCCGCTGGCGCATGGTGAAGGACGGCCAGTACAACCGCCGCATTCACGCCAACACCCCCATGGCCATCAGCGGACCGGCCAAGGGCCACGATCTGCTGAAAACCGCCGCCGACCCCAAGGGTGAGCGCGCGCTGGGCACTTTCAACAACTGTGCCAACGGCATGACCCCCTGGGGCACCTACCTCACCTGCGAGGAAAACTTCAACGGCTACTTCGGCAGCCGGCAGCAGGCCGACATCACTCCCGCCATGGCCCGTTACGGCATTGGCCGGGAAGACGCCGGCTGGCAATGGCACCGGCATGACCCGCGTTTTGATCTGGCCGAGCACCCCAACGAGCCCAACCGCTTTGGCTGGGTGGTGGAAATCGACCCCAGGGATCCGCACGCCATGCCGGTAAAACGCACGGCGCTGGGCCGCTTCAAGCACGAAAACGCCGAGCTGGTGATGGACGACAGCGGCCATGTAGTGGTGTATCTGGGGGACGACGAACGTGGCGAGCACCTGTACCGTTTTGTCAGCCAGGGCAAGTACAACCCTGATGACATGGCCGCCAACCGGAACCTGCTGGACGAGGGCACCCTGTACGTGGCCCGCTTCCATGAAGGCGAGAACGGCGAGCTCAGGGGCAAGGGCGAGTGGCTGGAGCTGACCCACGGCAAACACGGCCTCACCGCCGAAAACGGCTTTGCCAGCCAGGCCGACATTCTTATTCACGCCCGCCTGGCCGCCACTCAGGTGGGCGCCACCACCATGGACAGACCCGAGTGGGTAGCCGCTCACCCCACCGAGCCGGTGGTATTCTGCACCCTCACCAACAACAAGAACCGGGGCGTGAAAGACAACCAGCCGGTGGGCGGCCCCAACCCCCGCGCCGAAAACCACTACGGCCAGATCCTGCGCTGGCGCCCGGCCGGTGGTCGCCACACCGCCGCAGAGTTCGACTGGGATCTGTTTGTGCTGGCGGGCAACCCCGGCGTGCATGCGGACAACCTCTACGCCGGCTCCGCCAACATCAACGCCGACAACATGTTCAACAGCCCCGACGGCATCGGCTTTGACCAGAGCGGCCGGCTGTGGATTCAGACCGACGGCAACTACTCCAACAGCGGCGACTTTGCCGGCCAGGGCAACAACCAGATGTTGTGCGCCGATCCCGGTACCGGTGAAATCCGGCGTTTCCTCACCGGCCCCGTGGCCTGCGAGGTCACCGGACTGGCCTTTACTCCGGATCAGAAAACCCTGTTCGTGGGCATTCAGCACCCGGGCGAGGAGCTGGCCGGCTCCCACTTCCCCTTTGGCGGCGACAGTACGCCCCGCTCCAGCGTGATGATGATCACCCGGGAAGACGGCGGCATTATCGGCGCTTAA